The Harmonia axyridis chromosome 3, icHarAxyr1.1, whole genome shotgun sequence nucleotide sequence ATTCAGAAATAATAGGAAACGATAAAGCAGATCATCTTGCAAATAAAGGTAGATACGGTGAATTATTAAACTACAAGGGAGGTCCACAATTTATGTACAATaatatcaaggataaaataaGGGAAAATTGGATCAGAACACTACAAAAGTGGGGTAGAAATAAGGGAAGAATATACACTCACATGCGTAATCGGGATAAAAAATGTACAATTGATAAGCCATATaaactattaaaaaataatttgataagAAAACACATTACAACTATGATGAGATTACGATCAGGACATTGTTTGACACCAGAACATTTATATAAGatcaaaatcaattcctcaCCCAATTGTGAATGCGGTAAAGTTGGATCGTTGGTGCATGTATTTTTTGAATGTAACCTGAATGTACACAATATTAATACACTATACACAAAACTCGAAAAGTTTGAGATTCAAAGGCCCATTAATATTTATGAAGTAATCTTTACAGATAGCATTGATatagttcaaatattgaatgaatttttggaatgttcagatattaaaatataagcaatatttgtaaaataggtaaaatagaaatttaaaatggATTCAACAGATTAATGAAAGATATAAAAGAATCTTGTTTATACAGTAGATACCTACTAACATTGGATGTTTGATTCCTCATATGAAAATAACCCAACCTTATCCTTTATTCTCTCTGGATTTTTGAGGGTGGGAAAGTCagagaaaataagaaatcaatcaaACACAGAGTAAGCTACCAATCTGGGTACATGCTAAATGCGAACCCATTAAATCACCAATAAGtgatttgagaagaagaagaagaagaagcccatcagaaaaaaaaattcaatttttatgcgGGTAACTTTGAATGTTGCATTGGAAACAGGAATTCTAAAAAGCTTTTATTAAGTTTTGAGTTCCTTAGCTTAATTTTACATTTTGCGAATAATCCGCTCCGAGAAATCATTTGCATTTtgtaatgatttattttatatccAGCCGTAAACACGATAGCTCTAGAACGGAAAAcctggaaatttgaaattttaaggaTAGGTGCAGTTCTCAAATTCTGTTGTTAGTTGAGAAATTTCCTCAGTTTAATCCTATGGAAATCTCCAGAAATTATGGAAGTTACTTACTATTAATTAGTATGACTACATTTGACAGCAGCTTTTCATAATTCTCTGAACAAATCATAAAGTGAAGAGTCTaaacaataattcatttttattgactCTAGGAAGAAAAGTAAGGAAACAAAAAgtgtatattgaatttttctccttagttaattttatatttggaaAAATCTTCATATGAAAACCAAATGTTTGATGTCAGCtgtgatttttttaatgaaccgacagaatagttatttataatacaagtgcagaaggtattgatattcttccacgagttcaaaatataatttagtaatttttgcattgaaaaatgttgtttggcagaactgatttctttaaggcaaattgatgaattgacagataaagccgtagcggaaagttcggagtgccaacatagaataataaaatataaccatgaaaactgtgcgtttctgatatattctcgcacgattttgttctacaagatgtggaagaatgaacggaataaccacagaattagagaaaaacattTTCGTTTTCAGTTCAGTCAacaagaaatctgaaaaaaaaatcgaatatcgTACATATTTGGTTGCGCTAGTAGTTGATTCGAAAACCGAAAAATCTCCAAAACGGCTCATTTGCGCTCATTGCATTTTTTACTTATTTTGAGGTCTATAATCAGCTCCCAAAATATTGACACTTTGTTTTTAACACCCGgtatatgtttattattctgagcaCTGATCTAATCACATATTTGAAAGATTAtaagtttttcaatataattctgTGGTGATATCTGTCATTCGGGAATGGCGTCCAAAGTTGGTTGTGTTATTGTCAAAACAAAAACAGTAAATTGATGTAATAAACATTAAGTGACAAGAATGTGTAAAATGCCCTATTAATTCGCATTGTCGGTTGACTACTCAAAATGGCAACAGCTTTAGAGTCGCCTATGGGTGATAATGCCTGGATCGATTTTTGCGAACGACATGCTAGTGCAGCGGCCCAGGATTTCTCAAAAAGCTGTTCTCATTTTATAACACATAACTTGAGTGAACATAACAGGAATCTATTGACCCATAAAGACTTTTTACGCAAATTCATCGAGAGTTTCAGTGAACAATTCGAAGTAGATTATAACAGGAGGAAATTGCAGAATAGTAAGTCTATGAATGGTAGTTTGAAACACGACGAAAACtcggaaaatgaagaaggttcCCCAAAAATGCAACATAAACCATTTTTTAGAAGGTAGTTATGTGAATACCCCTAAttgtctcaatatttttcaatcattgcaaatattttattgttatagACTTAGTTTCAAAATGTTACGAAGGGGATTCCATAAGCAACATTCAGATGAGATGGATCTTACCCACAATAAAACTAAACTTGCCAAAATAGTTGTAGAATGTAGAAAAGAAGGAATTGTTAATTATTCTACCCCAGAGAGCTTGGATCAAACAGGTAGCCCACAGAGATGGGAAAAATGTCGTTTAGCTCTAGTTAAAGCGGTTGGGGGATACATGCTAGAATTTTACTGTCCACCAAAAAGTTCAAAGGTATATTATGCAGTCTAAGAAGTTTTTCCATAAGATAAAAATTCTTCTTGTAGCCAAGAAGTGGTGTTTTTTGCGCTCTTATTGTTGAAGTAAGAGAAACTACAGCACTGGAAATGCCAGACCATGAGAACACTTTTGTCTTAAAGGCTGTCAACAATTTGGAATTTGTTATAGAGGCTCAGGATACAGATGATATGAGGTTAAGCTTTGTCAGTCCTTATTATTTTCTTGGAATCTACCAATTCTTTTTTGCAGGTCATGGTTGGCTACCATCAAATACTGTATGAGGGCCACGTCTGGAACTGATGGTTTAAGTGGAGATGGTATGACTAGGGATTACCAAGGTCATGCTCCCGAACTACCTCCAAGACATATCTTGGGTAGAGGAGGTGATAGGCTTTCATCCAGCAGCAACTTTGAAATATGCACCAATGATGTAGCTCAAAGTAAGGATTTTGAAGTCACTTATTGCTTTtagttattaaaaaattcaatgaattcgtAGCAATGATGGAGACTGATATTGGTCAAACATTGAAGAAGGAATATTGGTTTCATGGTACTTTAGGCAGGTCTGAAGCCACACAACTTGTACTGCATGGAGGCACACAAAGTCATGGTTTGTTTTTAGTTAGGCAAAGTGAGACCAGGACTGGGGAGTTTGTCCTCACCTTCAATTTCCAGGTTAATATGAAACTAATAACAATTTACATTATTATTGTTACTACAAGAGTTGGTTATAAACTGATTGAGACATCCACAAAACATTTATTGTGGTGATCCTCATGATCaccttatttttttgttatgatttattgtTTTGGCAATTGGCCATTGGCTACAActttaaataaaaattcattattattattgagctGAGCCTATAAACCTTATAgccaataatgaaatattttaaactAATTAAGAGAAATGCACTCATAAAAAGactgatgtgaagtcaggagcttttgagcactagTTCAttaatgcgccaattgcacccttggaaacCACAGTGCTTGTGATTAATTCTAAATATTAGAGGTGATTCatgaatcacatctcatatataTTTACCAATATAAATTTATATGGTCTCCAAGAGTGAAATTGGAGAGTAAATAAACTGAGCTGAAAAGCTTCTGACATCATGTCAGGTCTAACATATCctggaaatttcaagtttttttagcTCTTTTTGTTTGTGTTTGGAGAACATGTGCTCAAAAACAATTGTCAATAaagatttcgtgaaacttaatttaaatttctcttcatcatttttgacatttcctGTTTGTAATATAACAGCCATGTTATATTCTAAATCAAAACTTTTATAATTCAGGGGCGTGCCAAACATTTGAGAATGACCATCAACGATCAGGGTCAGTGCAGGGTTCAACATTTCTGGTTCCAGTCCATCTATGAGATGTTGGAGCATTTCCGCAACCAGCCCATACCTCTAGAAAGTGGAGGCAACTCAGATGTAACACTGACAGATTACGTGATCAACCAAAATGCCATGGGACCTCTACAATCTTCAATGGAACGTAGGAATCAAATGGCGCATCAAACAGCTGCTAATGGAGAAAGAAGGGCTCCTCCAATACCTGAAGTTAGACAAGTGAGATGAAATAGATATTATTGTTGTTAAAATCTTCATGGTTTTTGATGTCTCTGCCACGTTTACCACCCCTGTGTGTGTAATATTTCTGAATCTTCAGTGGTCATATGGGAATTTATGTTGCATGTTAGTTGAGTAGTGGTACCAGGGAAATTACAAAATAAACtgttctgtatcttcgaaaactcAATTGGAACACATGCTGTTCCTTTCAGTAATTGAAGATTAGATGTATTGTCCAGTAAATGTCATATGTCAAATTATGTGTGCTATTTAAGGAATTGTGCAATCTATGTTGCGGAGGTTGGCTGTGCTAAAAGAGCTTGCAATACTTCTCATGCTTTATAGTTCTGCTGGTACCACAAACGtaagaaatgaaatcaaatgCCTTTTTTCAGTAATATTATTAAGTCATTCTGTGTTCATGTCAAAGCTCTTACTACCTCGAATTCTTATCTTTATTCAAGATTTATTTAAATTCTGAAGATCTCCTGAATTATACTAttgtttaatttaaaattaatgttttcttttttgttgttCTTCAGATACTTGTAGATATGTTACCTCTCAATCttaatttattcaataatcTTGTAAATATTTGGTGTGGCTCCAAACTCACATGAAAGCTGATGCTATTGCTGccctagaaaatttttttcacttgtCAAGTGTTTTAAGAATTTTCTGTGAGTTTGACCTTCTTTTCGAAATGACAAATTAGATAAGTATATTTTTGGTTATGTATGCATTTCTTGAGATTCAAATAAGTTATTGtacatattttgatttaatggtatctaataatttttccaataacataattttttcaagttattgtAGACATAGAGAACCTTCTGAAACATCCTATatataatttaacaattgtattttgttatatattcttgttgattttattttatttattcttgtAGATTCTCCACATACCTCCTTATTTACTTCCTATTTGAAAACATCCATTATTTTTAAGTACAAACATGTAAATATAACTTCTTGATTGCTAacttttctttcaattcattaatttcctTCTTTAGTGATGAGAATGACGAAAATATGAAAAAGGCATTTTTTTTGGCAGAGAGCTTTGCTGCTTTCAGAATTGCCTGCTTCCGCTTAGAGAGATGAGACCAGATAAACTGAAGCAACAGAATTTGGAATACAATTCAGTAATTAAAATCTCTTTAATTAGAGTAATGATAGAATTAAAATGTTGGAGTTATACCTTGTTCTCCACAGAGGccaaattaaaatgaatggCATGGTTCAAACATATTATCTTCCACTATTATAAAGCTTTTTGTAAAAATGCTGTAAATTTCACCATAagaacatttattattatttcccagtaaacatttgaaatttctataATATATTAAAATGTAGGACTTCGGATTCTTGCATATAATTTTGAACATGCTAGAATTTTCAATAGATAACACATGATTTTGACATCAAATATTTTGCATTAACTCTTGTAGTTTCCAAGAAAAACTATGGATGGGTTTTAATATTAGTTACTATCCAAATATaactaaaatttcaatataatttctgaTCATCCCAAAATTTTATCAATGGAAATAGTAAAGCATGGCATGCATGATGTACATCAGAAACTTCATTTCTATTAATTATACGTAAACTAGAATCCAAAATTTTTAGGTACAAACCGGAAATGGAAGTGTGCGAACTCAAGAACCGGATGGTAGCAACGAAACCCCTGGAAGAGCTATAGACAACCAATACAGTTTTGTTTAAGAACTTGCtaattagaaacattgaaaaaataatgtgtacGTAAACAGGCACGTAATAAGTGAAAAAGAGTCataattctaattttgaaaatttttttatgtggTCAAGTTAATTATCTCGAATCTTCTATTTTAAATTGGAATTGAATTAATGACCCTTTAATTCACCAATTTTATGTTTTGAGTTCctaaattgattaaaaaaagtACATATACTGTAACTATTGAAAAGATTATACTGTCAATAATTATATGATATTTAAGGAGTTATTTATGAAATGGTGTCTGGATaatcaagaagaaaaatattgttatgAACCGATTACAATTTATGTGAATCCATAATAAAACATCGAAGTATTTGTAGCTCTTTTATGTTTATGCTATCTACATTAGGATATGTTGTCCTCGGATAGTAAGTCTCCATTGAGCGCCGCATTTCTAGGACTTTATCTAACCAATCGCGTATAGCTGGGTGGGGTTAAGCGATAACTAGAATTGCCATTGGTGAGATGAAGTCGTCTAAACGCGACGATCGACGGATACTGTCCGAGGAAACCGTATCTTTAGGCATGCCTCGTTCTCGAACGAATATATACCTCCCTGGATTGGCTGTTTGGTGAGTCTTTCTCTCGCCAAGTTACGAGGTGCGTCCTCTCCTAGGGGTTTGGTGTCTCGTTCCGAGATCGTTAGTGGACTCATCAGTTGACCTATCCAGCGATTCCTGCCTAGgacacaccatcgtggagaggtgaccctGTTGCGTTGCAACGACCCC carries:
- the LOC123675791 gene encoding SH2B adapter protein 2 isoform X2, which encodes MATALESPMGDNAWIDFCERHASAAAQDFSKSCSHFITHNLSEHNRNLLTHKDFLRKFIESFSEQFEVDYNRRKLQNSKSMNGSLKHDENSENEEGSPKMQHKPFFRRLSFKMLRRGFHKQHSDEMDLTHNKTKLAKIVVECRKEGIVNYSTPESLDQTGSPQRWEKCRLALVKAVGGYMLEFYCPPKSSKPRSGVFCALIVEVRETTALEMPDHENTFVLKAVNNLEFVIEAQDTDDMRSWLATIKYCMRATSGTDGLSGDGMTRDYQGHAPELPPRHILGRGGDRLSSSSNFEICTNDVAQTMMETDIGQTLKKEYWFHGTLGRSEATQLVLHGGTQSHGLFLVRQSETRTGEFVLTFNFQGRAKHLRMTINDQGQCRVQHFWFQSIYEMLEHFRNQPIPLESGGNSDVTLTDYVINQNAMGPLQSSMERRNQMAHQTAANGERRAPPIPEVRQNPKFLGTNRKWKCANSRTGW
- the LOC123675791 gene encoding SH2B adapter protein 2 isoform X1, giving the protein MATALESPMGDNAWIDFCERHASAAAQDFSKSCSHFITHNLSEHNRNLLTHKDFLRKFIESFSEQFEVDYNRRKLQNSKSMNGSLKHDENSENEEGSPKMQHKPFFRRLSFKMLRRGFHKQHSDEMDLTHNKTKLAKIVVECRKEGIVNYSTPESLDQTGSPQRWEKCRLALVKAVGGYMLEFYCPPKSSKPRSGVFCALIVEVRETTALEMPDHENTFVLKAVNNLEFVIEAQDTDDMRSWLATIKYCMRATSGTDGLSGDGMTRDYQGHAPELPPRHILGRGGDRLSSSSNFEICTNDVAQTMMETDIGQTLKKEYWFHGTLGRSEATQLVLHGGTQSHGLFLVRQSETRTGEFVLTFNFQGRAKHLRMTINDQGQCRVQHFWFQSIYEMLEHFRNQPIPLESGGNSDVTLTDYVINQNAMGPLQSSMERRNQMAHQTAANGERRAPPIPEVRQVQTGNGSVRTQEPDGSNETPGRAIDNQYSFV